One region of Candidatus Poribacteria bacterium genomic DNA includes:
- a CDS encoding GNAT family N-acetyltransferase gives MIELRPLTRLNLAALKRVASGYSSDSKYTVVYTETESCVSFDMRLIPLDKPYVKRFSYDDEILQQYNGILETGYSFGAYDGNLLMGLIIAEGHQWNRSSFVHEFHVAETHRNQSIGKRLMECVREKGSRADFRTIVCETQNTNPTAIHVYRKLGFRVEGIDISLYSNHDYPEGEIAIFMKRRVCDIL, from the coding sequence ATGATTGAACTACGGCCTTTGACGCGATTGAACCTAGCTGCCCTGAAGCGGGTTGCAAGCGGCTATTCTTCTGACAGTAAATATACGGTCGTCTATACAGAAACGGAAAGCTGCGTTTCATTTGACATGCGCCTGATTCCCCTCGATAAACCGTATGTCAAAAGATTTTCCTATGACGATGAGATCCTTCAGCAATACAACGGGATCCTCGAAACTGGGTATTCGTTTGGAGCATACGATGGCAATCTGCTCATGGGGCTCATTATTGCTGAAGGACACCAATGGAATCGTAGTTCATTTGTCCATGAGTTCCATGTCGCAGAGACACATCGCAATCAGAGTATCGGGAAACGACTGATGGAATGTGTCAGAGAGAAAGGGAGTCGCGCGGATTTTCGAACAATCGTGTGTGAGACACAGAATACGAATCCTACCGCTATCCATGTATATCGTAAATTGGGTTTCAGAGTTGAAGGGATTGATATTTCCCTCTACTCGAACCACGACTACCCCGAAGGCGAGATAGCAATTTTTATGAAACGAAGAGTCTGCGATATTTTGTAG
- a CDS encoding PQQ-like beta-propeller repeat protein, with the protein MKKYQVPAITLSLVGLIIVGTAWFPPLSLAGEENWPQWRGPYQTGVSKAENMPTTWSGTENVVWKTPLPAWSGGTPIVWGDKIFLTSPTKGTGESVEPPPEQRRQRRGRRGRRGGGRSPGGDELLLICVSRTDGEVLWQRQLDTGNQLHRKGNDSSPSPVTDGEHVWVVTGTGAVVAFDMEGKEIWKRNLQDDYGRFGLNWGYASSPLLHNGSLIIEVLHGFRTDDPSYIVAFNAATGKELWRQERPTDALAESPDAYTTPALLEHNGTTQIVISGGDYVTGHHPETGKEIWRSGGLNPHQEGNYRVVGSPVVVEGIIYAPTRRRPLLALRAGGTGDITDSHLLWRWEGAGAPDVPTPVCDGTYFYMVDDRGLATCLNAKTGEVVWGPERTAQGTVSASPILADGKLYITNEYAVTTVIAAGPTFKILATNELDGSYTLSSPAASGSYLFIRTGTHLYSIGTE; encoded by the coding sequence ATGAAAAAGTACCAAGTACCTGCTATCACCTTATCCTTGGTTGGACTGATCATCGTTGGAACCGCTTGGTTTCCACCCTTGTCCCTAGCTGGCGAAGAAAATTGGCCACAGTGGCGTGGCCCCTACCAAACGGGCGTCAGCAAGGCTGAAAATATGCCCACCACATGGAGTGGGACGGAAAATGTTGTTTGGAAAACTCCACTACCGGCATGGAGCGGCGGAACGCCCATCGTGTGGGGCGATAAGATCTTCCTTACTTCGCCCACGAAAGGCACAGGTGAATCCGTAGAGCCGCCCCCGGAACAGCGGAGGCAGCGCAGAGGACGACGCGGACGTCGAGGAGGAGGACGCTCTCCCGGCGGCGATGAACTGCTTCTCATTTGTGTTTCGAGGACGGACGGTGAAGTCCTCTGGCAGCGCCAACTTGACACGGGGAATCAACTACACCGTAAGGGAAATGACTCATCTCCCTCGCCGGTTACGGACGGAGAGCATGTCTGGGTTGTCACTGGTACTGGCGCGGTGGTTGCCTTCGATATGGAGGGCAAGGAGATTTGGAAGCGAAACCTTCAGGATGATTACGGCAGGTTCGGCCTTAATTGGGGATATGCCTCCTCCCCGTTGCTTCATAATGGATCGCTCATTATTGAAGTGCTTCACGGGTTCAGGACGGATGACCCGTCCTACATTGTCGCCTTCAACGCCGCTACAGGTAAGGAACTGTGGCGCCAGGAACGACCGACCGACGCTTTGGCTGAGTCGCCCGACGCCTACACGACACCTGCCCTGCTAGAACATAATGGGACTACTCAGATCGTGATTTCAGGTGGCGACTATGTCACCGGACATCATCCGGAAACCGGCAAAGAGATTTGGCGTTCTGGCGGGTTGAACCCGCACCAAGAGGGAAACTACCGGGTTGTCGGATCGCCGGTCGTCGTGGAGGGAATAATCTATGCACCGACCCGCAGACGACCGTTGTTAGCGCTGCGTGCAGGTGGCACTGGAGATATAACGGACAGCCATCTCCTCTGGAGATGGGAGGGTGCCGGTGCGCCAGATGTTCCGACACCCGTCTGTGACGGCACTTATTTCTATATGGTGGACGACCGAGGCTTGGCGACCTGCCTGAATGCAAAAACAGGTGAGGTGGTTTGGGGACCGGAGCGTACGGCACAGGGAACGGTAAGTGCCTCACCGATTCTCGCGGATGGCAAGCTCTATATCACTAACGAGTACGCGGTGACGACGGTTATCGCTGCCGGTCCGACGTTCAAGATATTGGCAACGAATGAACTGGATGGCAGCTACACCTTGTCCTCCCCCGCCGCTTCAGGCTCGTATCTCTTTATAAGGACTGGGACGCACCTGTACTCTATCGGCACGGAATAG